Below is a genomic region from Henckelia pumila isolate YLH828 chromosome 3, ASM3356847v2, whole genome shotgun sequence.
tccacctctgtgctgccacttcaccagccctctcagctggatccataagctcatcatacataaacatcattaggatggtcaccgggcccaggtatcctagcctccaaccacatcacttttcaCCTTCACTTTaactttcataaaaatatatttttcttaacatgcaattaaacttatcataaaaattcttaatgatgcatgaacataaaaattctcattatttctttattttcatgaaaatttgtccataaatatatatttaatttattttcttaaaaattatacttatatatttaataaaaatgcatgcatgaattaaatatatatttacggatgtttattttttcatggacttgttcgagctgctgaccactagacttaaactcaaaaattcttagactggtccaaaaacccaaaatcccaacctgacctggcccattaagcttcatgggccTCCGGGCCCAtgaaaaactaatgggctcattaaaacataaattaggctcatcaacttattaacttaaagttgaattaataaaattattaactaatcattaacttataaattagaccgataaaattattaaaccgACACAGCttgacccaataattctcatggatcacacggtccatgaaaaattagtgggctcatctcaataattattaaagcccattaaattagtttaattaattaatttaatcgaGTCCAACCCATAAATTACTAACTTAtacacttaattaattaaaataaaatatctaaGCCTAATTATTAATAATCTAGACCAGGACTAAAATTAATTTGACCAATCAAGACgtgacccgacccgacccgaacccgaacccggacccaagacccaagCCCGGCCCGCCTAAAAACCCATAACccgaaataattaataaaagaaaagaaaacaatttccCAACCCATAAACGTACGTATGTTCTTTACTTTAAGCCATGTAGCAGCAGGCTTTATGGCCTGCTGCcagccagctccggccgccgaaTGGCCGGAactccaccgcccagacgtagcccacgtctgggcggttccaaGAAACCAAGTCTCGCCTTGAACCGATTCCTACACCGCCCTAGCGACACACTATTCGGAAATCCCGAAACCGCCGCGATTTGCTATACTATCAACCCTTAACCACATGCTGCTTGACTCACGCCCAGCCCCTTCTCCTGCCTTCTCCAAGACCAAGCCACCCTCTAGACCAGCCCCTAAGGACCCTAACTCGAACCCTTAGCCCTAGTTCCATCCCTGGTCCGATCAAGGACCAGCATGTAGAACCCGATTCCAAGTTCTCCCAACCTGCTGCTGCGTGGCCTGCACATCCGAGGAGCCACGCCCAGCCATGGTTCCAGCCCTCTACAAGGTCGAAACCCCACACCAAACCAACCCTAAGGACTTTAGATAGGACTCCAAACCAGTAGGTAGCAGTCTCGAACAACCATGCAGGAAAATCATGTCAAAAATCGTGTCATCTCACTCAAAAACGTGAATCATGCATGACTATGAAAAAATATGATTCAAATGTGAATAACACATACATTAATAGATCACTCATGCTTTTTAACAGTGTATATGATTTAAACGGTGGCCAAGAATGGATTCGAAGCGTGCTTTGTTGAAGATTTGGACAAAACGAAGAAATTGacgcgtatcgggctcgccgggacgaacggCTTGAAAATCCTAGCCGAAAAACTTTAAGAAAATTGTGTGTGATGCGTTCTTGACGATGAAAAATTTTCTGAAGATTtatggaggcggctaagagagTTTTGGCATGAGATAGGGATAGAGTTTTAGGGAGAATAAtttaggttaaaataaattaaattacactaATTAAGATAAATAGATAATTataccataaaatatatttaaaactcataaataaaaaatatagattaggtaacataataaaaatcccgtaataataattaaatgtaattttaaaagttattaaaagtcattaaaatgacttattttggataaaaatggacacataaatatacatatatataaataccataattttcttaaaatctaaccttaaaataatattttaaggctcttaaaaatctcataaaacattttgggtgaaaataacatctcgtccgtccacggtcccgcctacgcgatcataaaataaactttctcaaataaattcataaatcacatcatacagatttaaatgccgaaacaatatttaaaacatgcaaataaatcaattaatttaaataatcactcataaaaacaatttaacacattttcacattattttaaaattattaaatctcctagttatgcatgcgaatttacgtgacgaatttttGGGCGTTACAAGCACTACGTTAGATAACCAAGTAGGAAACTGTACCTCCTTGATGTGACCTGCTTCCAGCAGTTCCCAGACTTGCTCAGCAATGACCTTGTCTTTTTCTGCCCCAAAGTGTCTCTTCTTTTGTCTGATAGGCCGAGATCCTGGGAGGATATTTAGCCTATGCTCTGCCAAATGGGCCGGAACTCCAGTTAGCTCCTTAGGAGACCAGGCAAACACATCCGCGTTCTGGGCCAGGCAGGTCTTTAATTACTCAGCCAAAGCAGGATCCATACCCCGAGCCACCCGGGCGATCCTCCCCGGCTGTCCAAGCACTACCTCCACCTCCTCATACTCTTCTTTTACTTCTCCTACCGCGCACATCTCTTCCTGTCTGGAACCATCCCTCCATTCCGTCCTTCGTGCCCTCTTGTTATCCACCCGGATAGTGTCCGCATAACACCGTCGAGAGGAGTGCTGATCTCCCTTTACTTCGCCCACCTGATCCCCCACCGGAAATTTGATCTTTTGGTGGTAAGCGGAAGCCACAGCCCTAAAGGCATTTAAGGCCGTCCTTCCTAAGATAATATTGTAGGAAGAGGGGGCCTCCACCACGGTGAAGAGGGCCATGACAGTCTTCTTTGTATCGCCCGATCCTAACGTAATAGGCAACCGCACTTCTCCTTTGGGCCGAATGGTATGTCCTGCAAATCCATGCAGGATGTTTTTACGGGGTTAACCTCACATCCCCGCAAGTCCATTTGTTCGAATGCATCCTGGAAAATGACATTCACAGAACTCCCCGAATCCACGAACACCCTTCTTATGTCATAATTAGCCACCTGCGCTCGGATGAGTAAAGCATCGTTGTGGGGTAGACATATTCCCTCCAGATCCTCAATCCCAAATGTAATGACCGGGTAGGGGTCTGGTATCCGGGCCTCGATTCCCAGGACTTCTCTTTTGCTCCAAGATTTCCGCGCCCTATTAGAGTCCCCATCAGTGGATCCTCCCGAAATCATGTTGATCACCCCTTTGGAAGATCCCTCTCGGGGTCCTTTGTCAGGCCCCCGTGACGTTACCTCCCGGACTTTCGAGGGGTCAGGCCTATTGTCTCGCGAGATGTCAAACCGGGGTACCCAGGGGCGTCCCCTCTGCTTTTTCTCCACATGCTTTGTTTCCTCGGGCACAGGCTGTCCTGGCTCCACGATGAGCCTCCGACACTCGCTAGTGTCGTGTGTGTTAACCCGGTGTATCGAACAGTATTTTTCCGGTCTTTTTGGAGGCAACGGCTGGACATTCTCCTCACACAAGTGGATTTCCCGATCCCGGGCTACCCTGTGAGGAGCAAAAGCAGCAAGCCTCCCCGGTTGATCCTGCCTTCTTCTTCCTTGACTACCCTGGTTTCCTTTCTCCTTTTGCTCTTCCCTCCTGTCCTTCTCCCTCTTTTGTCGCTGGGCCTCCTCCATATTGATATATTTCTCGGCTCGAGCCAAGAGGTCCTCGAAGTACCGGGGGGCCCTCTTGACCAAAGACCGGAAGAATTCTCCTTCTCTAAGCCCTTGCGTGAAAGCAGTGATTTTGGTTTCAGGTGCACATGCAGGCGCTTCCAGGGCCACTCTATTGACCTTTTTAATATAAGCTCTTAGAGACTCCTCGTTTAGCTGCTTTATCTCGAAGAGGCTGAGAGTGGTTTTCTTGTATCGCTTGCTGCTGCTGAAGTGTTGCAAAAAGACCTCCCGGAATTCTTTGAAAGTCTTAATGCTTCCTTCTTCCAGATTTTCGAACCATCTCTGGGCGGAGTCCACCAAGGTAGTTAGAAATACCTTGCACTTGATTTGATCACCATAACAATGCAACATTGCCACGTTCTCAAACCGGGTTACATGCTCCTCGGGATCAGCGCTGCCATCATACTCTTTGAATTTGGCGGACTTGAAATAGACTGGCAATGGCTCCCCAATGATTTTCGAAGAAAAGGGACAGCCCAAACTTTTGACCCGCGAAGATTCCCGCGGGTCAGTATTCTCcagtttttgtattttttgtttCAACATTTCCAGCTCCCCTGCCATGGTGACATTTGCCGATCCTGCATGTGATTTTCCCTCATCCTCCACGTGTATGCCTTTACTCTTCTCTTTCTCGGGCCTCGGTCCTGGCTCTTCTTCCCCTTCTACTTCTTTTTCATTATCCTTCCTTTGGCCCTCCTTTTCTCCTTGTTGTATCGCCATGATTCTTTGTACAGCCGCGTCCACCATAGCGTTCATTTGCTCCTGGATTGCGGCCACTGCTCGACGAGAGCTTTCAGGATCATCGATGATGATCATATCTACGCCTTAGACTCACTTTCCCACAGATGGCGCCAATGATGCGATTATCACAAAATGACTACCCGGGGATGAGGAAACTCCCGGGCGGAAAAGATGGGTGAATTATTGTTCTGCAGAGAGTAAGTCCTCTCTTGCTTTTATAATGGCCCCCTTGGGCTTTCAATGATTACTGGATATGGGCTGACTGACGGCTTTTAGGGTGATGGGACGGCCATCACGTGTGTTTTAGACATCCGTAGTTCCAGGAAAAAATCTACTCCGTTAGAGCATGGTCCATAATGATTTGGTCGGGGATTTGCTCCTAGCACACTCTAAGCAGACGTGGCTGTTTCCTAGCCACCCGGACCTCCCGGGGTCTCCCGAGTGCTTATACTCCCCGGGTTATATCACCACaccctaaagatagtcgggtTAGGACCTACTCCGCTGTCCCGACCACCCGACTTGCAGGGTATCACCCGGGGTTTTGGCCACCCGGAGTATCCTACTAGGATATCAATGATCATATCTTTTTTTGGATAGATCggttatatataaattatttgtGAAATCTTCTATTAACAATTTCCTATTTTTCATATCTCATCAAATTAAATCGCATGATGCCATGAACGATGACGTCAACATCCAcccactttttttaaaaaaatatctaggGTTGTCGTAACTCTTTAACTCTTACATATTTGTTTACTCTCTTGCGAgtaaaatttttcttttaaaaaaataacgagTAAAAATCGTCTTTGTCCATGAATTAATTGATAATTGGAAAATCAATACATTGAAATTTTATAAGGTATCGTTTGGTtacatatattattaatttatgtataatttatcttatcaaatctcacgttttttttgtcatattatttatttatctatctattaattatttatcttaattcaatcaaatcattaattatttatcttacatcaatcaaatcattgaatttaaattactatattatcttttagaaataatattattcatattttattaatttttaaaaagataaaattataatttatcattttatctAAAATCTagtcaatcaaatcaaatcaaactataatttatcaatcaaaataaatattatattaactatcattttttatttatttttattgcattatattacttatctatgtattatttatcttatcacATAAACAAAATGACTTAATTGTATACatgatataattaaaattttaatttcaccCTTCACCAAAACTATATGTTCAATCCTAATTATTGTTtgtaataattataaatatcataccaataaattatttcttcatccatgtt
It encodes:
- the LOC140888211 gene encoding uncharacterized protein, which codes for MIIIDDPESSRRAVAAIQEQMNAMVDAAVQRIMAIQQGEKEGQRKDNEKEVEGEEEPGPRPEKEKSKGIHVEDEGKSHAGSANVTMAGELEMLKQKIQKLENTDPRESSRVKSLGCPFSSKIIGEPLPVYFKSAKFKEYDGSADPEEHVTRFENVAMLHCYGDQIKCKVFLTTLVDSAQRWFENLEEGSIKTFKEFREVFLQHFSSSKRYKKTTLSLFEIKQLNEESLRAYIKKVNRVALEAPACAPETKITAFTQGLREGEFFRSLVKRAPRYFEDLLARAEKYINMEEAQRQKREKDRREEQKEKGNQGSQGRRRQDQPGRLAAFAPHRVARDREIHLCEENVQPLPPKRPEKYCSIHRVNTHDTSECRRLIVEPGQPVPEETKHVEKKQRGRPWVPRFDISRDNRPDPSKVREVTSRGPDKGPREGSSKGVINMISGGSTDGDSNRARKSWSKREVLGIEARIPDPYPVITFGIEDLEGICLPHNDALLIRAQVANYDIRRVFVDSGSSVNVIFQDAFEQMDLRGCEVNPVKTSCMDLQDIPFGPKEKCGCLLR